In Streptomyces puniciscabiei, a single genomic region encodes these proteins:
- a CDS encoding RNA polymerase sigma factor, whose translation MATGDPQLAVIFVRRFQHRVFGVAMAVTGDEQLAEDVAQSTFERAWRHAQIYDSRRGSVATWLTTIAHNLAVDALRARRTEPMAPEDLDAVIGVVTETPERWALADEASSQLRAAVARLPREQARALVMAGIYGMTAQQIADTERIPLGTAKTRIRAAMAKLRTSLAPLKRGDHVQ comes from the coding sequence ATGGCCACCGGCGATCCGCAACTTGCCGTGATCTTCGTACGCAGGTTCCAGCACCGGGTCTTCGGGGTCGCGATGGCCGTCACCGGGGACGAGCAACTCGCCGAGGACGTCGCTCAGTCGACGTTCGAGCGCGCGTGGCGGCACGCCCAGATCTACGACTCGCGCCGCGGTTCGGTCGCCACCTGGCTGACGACCATCGCCCACAACCTCGCTGTCGACGCCCTCCGGGCCCGGCGGACCGAGCCGATGGCACCCGAGGACCTGGACGCGGTCATCGGCGTCGTCACCGAGACCCCCGAGCGGTGGGCGCTGGCCGACGAGGCCTCCTCCCAGCTGCGGGCCGCCGTGGCGCGGCTGCCCCGGGAACAGGCCAGGGCCCTGGTGATGGCCGGCATCTACGGCATGACGGCCCAGCAGATCGCCGACACCGAGCGCATCCCGCTGGGCACCGCCAAGACCCGGATCAGGGCCGCCATGGCGAAGCTGCGCACCTCTCTCGCGCCTTTGAAGCGAGGCGACCATGTCCAGTGA